The Paenalcaligenes faecalis genome has a window encoding:
- a CDS encoding c-type cytochrome, whose product MKIKYLAACLPLVFAAGAAQADAPSFEQVSEILQKNACLACHQVETKVVGPAYREVAEKYKGDPANAELLAKHIKEGSQGVWGAVPMPPNVAVTDDDLNLVVDWLMAGAPN is encoded by the coding sequence ATGAAAATCAAATATTTAGCAGCATGCTTGCCATTAGTTTTCGCTGCTGGCGCGGCTCAAGCTGATGCACCATCCTTCGAACAAGTAAGCGAAATTTTGCAAAAAAATGCCTGTTTGGCCTGTCACCAAGTCGAAACTAAGGTTGTTGGCCCTGCATACAGAGAGGTTGCTGAAAAATATAAAGGTGATCCAGCAAATGCTGAGTTACTTGCAAAGCACATCAAAGAAGGTAGCCAAGGTGTATGGGGTGCCGTCCCTATGCCGCCAAACGTGGCTGTGACCGATGATGATTTAAATTTAGTCGTTGATTGGTTGATGGCCGGTGCACCTAACTAA
- a CDS encoding tyrosine-type recombinase/integrase translates to MQTHVPAALEFYAPISTAVDGSMGTNRAHSPSTLLQADNDLDAIKAWLAQYIDSPNTFTSYRKESERLLLWANLEAGKAISSLTHEDLLRYQYFLQDPQPAARWILKNGSKVARSHPDWRPFVGPLSISSTRQALAVLNSLFSWLVSAGYLAANPLSVLRGARIAPPKRMQRYLDMDLWEQVKQCIADLPQESDRELEHYYRYRWLFSLLYLCGLRVSELSQNQMGSLFSRRDRHGVMRWWMDIVGKGQKTRTVPITSELMDELATYRTFKGLSPYPLANEDLPLILPIGSIQNKPLTRAAIHLIVKRIFADTAARLRAQGPEFEGEAQHVEQASTHWLRHTAGTHMLEQNIDLLHVRDTLGHESINTTNRYLHTADDARHDATEHKHKIKW, encoded by the coding sequence ATGCAAACACACGTACCTGCAGCATTAGAGTTTTATGCTCCAATCTCTACAGCCGTTGATGGTTCGATGGGAACAAATCGGGCGCACAGTCCATCCACCTTGCTTCAGGCTGACAATGATCTAGATGCCATCAAAGCCTGGTTAGCCCAATACATAGACAGTCCCAATACCTTTACTAGCTATAGAAAAGAATCAGAACGTTTATTACTTTGGGCGAATTTAGAAGCTGGCAAAGCCATTTCCTCACTAACTCACGAAGACTTACTGCGTTACCAATATTTTTTACAAGACCCTCAGCCTGCTGCACGCTGGATTTTAAAAAATGGCTCTAAGGTTGCTCGATCACATCCTGACTGGCGCCCTTTTGTTGGGCCATTATCAATAAGCAGCACTCGCCAAGCCTTAGCCGTTTTAAATAGCTTATTTAGTTGGTTAGTATCTGCCGGTTATTTGGCTGCAAATCCATTATCGGTTCTGCGGGGCGCTCGTATAGCTCCTCCTAAGCGTATGCAACGCTACTTAGATATGGATCTTTGGGAGCAGGTAAAACAGTGTATTGCTGACTTGCCGCAAGAGTCCGATAGAGAGCTTGAGCATTATTATCGTTATCGATGGCTATTTTCATTATTATATTTATGTGGATTACGTGTTTCTGAGTTAAGCCAAAATCAGATGGGTTCTTTATTTTCCCGCCGAGATCGGCATGGTGTGATGCGCTGGTGGATGGATATAGTAGGTAAAGGTCAAAAAACACGCACTGTGCCTATCACCAGTGAACTCATGGATGAGTTGGCGACTTACAGAACCTTTAAAGGCTTAAGCCCCTACCCGCTTGCTAATGAGGATTTGCCCTTAATTTTACCTATAGGATCTATACAAAATAAACCGTTAACACGAGCCGCTATTCATCTTATTGTTAAACGTATTTTTGCTGATACAGCGGCGCGTTTACGTGCCCAAGGCCCCGAGTTCGAGGGTGAGGCGCAACACGTAGAACAAGCCTCTACGCACTGGTTGCGACATACAGCAGGGACTCATATGCTGGAGCAAAATATAGATTTGCTGCATGTGCGCGATACCTTGGGACACGAATCAATCAATACGACGAACCGGTACTTACATACTGCAGATGATGCGCGCCATGATGCGACCGAACATAAGCATAAGATAAAGTGGTAA
- a CDS encoding type I glyceraldehyde-3-phosphate dehydrogenase: MLFNSFIDVMHPVRIAINGYGRIGRCVLRAIYERGLEQQLEIVAINEPSDLETMSYLTQFDSTHGVFPGKVGRTDNSLLINGKQISVFHEKAPSAIDWEALDIDILLECSGVYNTRTELQQFIDAGCPRVLVSQPADSSSEVDCTVVLSINDDELNNKQKIVSNASCTTNAIVPVLAELDSAYGVDYAFLTTLHSVMNDQPMIDGYHHSDLRRTRSAMQSMVPVATGLARGVERLLPQLQDKVQAKAIRVPILNVSAIDMMVRLRRPTSKDEVNNLFIQAAQRHPNTLAYSDRAHASIDFNHDAHSAILDGSQTCTNQDGLVNLFIWFDNEWGFANRMVDISQLWAKRFSDSL; this comes from the coding sequence TTGCTTTTTAATTCTTTTATTGATGTTATGCACCCTGTACGTATTGCTATAAACGGTTATGGTCGAATTGGACGCTGTGTACTACGCGCCATTTATGAGCGTGGGCTAGAGCAACAGCTTGAGATTGTCGCGATCAATGAACCCTCTGACTTAGAAACTATGTCATATCTCACTCAGTTTGACTCTACGCATGGGGTATTTCCGGGTAAAGTCGGTCGCACAGACAATAGTTTATTGATTAATGGTAAACAAATCAGCGTCTTTCATGAAAAGGCCCCCAGTGCAATAGACTGGGAAGCCTTAGACATTGATATATTGCTTGAGTGCTCTGGTGTTTACAACACACGAACCGAACTGCAGCAGTTTATCGATGCAGGTTGCCCCCGTGTATTGGTGTCACAGCCAGCAGACAGTTCTAGCGAGGTCGATTGCACAGTCGTTCTAAGCATCAATGATGATGAGCTAAATAATAAACAAAAAATAGTGTCAAATGCCTCATGTACAACGAATGCTATTGTCCCCGTTTTAGCAGAGTTAGATAGTGCTTATGGGGTGGATTATGCATTTTTAACTACACTTCATTCCGTCATGAATGATCAGCCCATGATTGATGGTTATCACCATAGTGATTTACGGCGTACTCGATCTGCTATGCAATCAATGGTTCCTGTAGCCACGGGGCTAGCTCGTGGTGTGGAGCGCTTGTTGCCACAGCTCCAAGACAAAGTCCAAGCAAAAGCGATTCGTGTACCGATTTTGAATGTGTCTGCTATTGATATGATGGTGCGTTTACGTCGCCCCACCTCTAAAGACGAAGTCAATAATTTATTTATTCAAGCAGCACAGCGCCATCCTAATACATTGGCCTACTCTGATCGCGCTCATGCTTCTATTGATTTTAATCACGATGCTCACTCTGCCATTCTGGATGGTAGTCAAACCTGTACGAACCAAGACGGACTGGTAAATCTATTTATCTGGTTTGATAATGAATGGGGCTTTGCAAATAGAATGGTGGATATTAGCCAACTGTGGGCAAAGCGCTTTTCAGACTCACTTTAA
- a CDS encoding ABC transporter permease subunit: protein MRLPFYTAKYRSVAVVFTEAAATLGHTKWSIFWRVDLPLIRKGLAVGLVLSGGRALGEVGISLMLGGNIFRAYRNAFFSHL, encoded by the coding sequence ATGCGGCTACCGTTCTATACAGCTAAGTATAGAAGTGTTGCTGTGGTCTTTACCGAGGCTGCGGCTACCTTAGGACATACTAAATGGAGCATTTTTTGGCGGGTAGATTTGCCCCTAATCCGTAAAGGCTTAGCGGTTGGGTTGGTCTTATCGGGGGGACGCGCCTTAGGTGAAGTCGGTATTTCACTAATGCTGGGGGGAAATATTTTCAGGGCGTACAGAAACGCTTTCTTTAGCCATTTATAA
- a CDS encoding YceI family protein translates to MFKRTLTAALLSFPLLASAATYTHIDSSKSQIQFHYEQMGVNMDGVFTGFNGNIHFDSADASKAKVQLHVQLNSVDTGSDDADAEVIKPEWFNAAAHPDAVFTATSIEVKADNEFEVVGQLTIKGHEQEIRFPATLNETENTATFTGSFSLLRGDYAIGEGAWSKFDIVANDIRVDFKIVATE, encoded by the coding sequence ATGTTTAAACGCACCTTAACTGCTGCGCTACTTAGCTTTCCTTTGCTTGCCTCTGCTGCTACTTACACCCATATTGACAGCTCAAAAAGTCAAATTCAGTTTCACTATGAACAAATGGGCGTCAATATGGACGGCGTATTTACTGGCTTTAACGGTAATATTCATTTTGACTCAGCCGATGCAAGTAAAGCAAAAGTTCAACTACATGTTCAATTAAATAGCGTAGACACGGGTTCTGATGACGCTGACGCCGAAGTGATTAAGCCAGAATGGTTTAATGCCGCCGCACATCCAGATGCCGTTTTCACAGCGACCTCTATAGAGGTCAAAGCAGATAATGAGTTTGAGGTTGTTGGTCAGCTAACGATTAAAGGACACGAACAAGAAATTCGTTTCCCCGCCACCTTAAATGAAACCGAAAATACAGCGACCTTTACAGGAAGTTTTTCTTTATTACGTGGTGACTACGCCATTGGTGAAGGCGCCTGGTCTAAGTTTGATATAGTCGCAAATGATATTCGCGTCGATTTCAAGATTGTAGCCACTGAGTAA
- the arsC gene encoding arsenate reductase (glutaredoxin) (This arsenate reductase requires both glutathione and glutaredoxin to convert arsenate to arsenite, after which the efflux transporter formed by ArsA and ArsB can extrude the arsenite from the cell, providing resistance.): protein MTKIYHNPRCSKSRAALALLQERGLNPEIIEYLKTPLNAEQIQELIAQSNLSVREAMRTTEDIYSTLGLAEASDDELLQSIAAHPILLNRPLVQTEKGVRLARPLEAIEDIL from the coding sequence ATGACTAAAATTTATCATAATCCTCGTTGCAGTAAATCACGAGCGGCATTAGCTCTGTTACAAGAGCGTGGGTTAAACCCAGAGATCATTGAGTATTTAAAAACGCCACTCAATGCGGAGCAAATTCAAGAGCTGATTGCTCAATCTAATTTGTCTGTGCGCGAAGCTATGCGTACGACTGAAGATATTTATAGCACGTTGGGCTTAGCTGAAGCCAGTGATGATGAGTTGCTGCAATCTATTGCAGCACATCCAATTCTTTTGAATAGACCTTTGGTGCAGACAGAAAAAGGGGTGCGTTTAGCCCGTCCCTTAGAGGCCATCGAAGATATTTTGTAG
- a CDS encoding universal stress protein, with protein MKNILVPIDGSDASLRALKTALEMTQQQNITYTLHVLNVQAPVISNNAARFFSADVLQSYYQDEGQIALNKAKEVLNDSNSNYEMHIEVGQIAEVVKNYVTQKNCDHIVMGTRGLGAVPGLLLGSAATKILSSVEVPVTLIK; from the coding sequence ATGAAAAACATCTTAGTACCTATAGACGGCTCCGATGCATCTCTACGCGCATTAAAAACCGCGCTTGAAATGACTCAACAACAAAATATTACATACACCTTGCATGTATTAAACGTACAAGCCCCTGTCATTTCAAACAATGCCGCACGCTTCTTCTCTGCTGATGTATTGCAATCTTACTATCAGGACGAGGGTCAGATAGCCCTAAATAAAGCAAAAGAAGTCTTAAATGACAGTAATAGCAACTACGAGATGCATATAGAGGTAGGCCAAATTGCAGAGGTAGTCAAAAACTACGTGACACAAAAAAACTGTGACCATATCGTGATGGGAACCAGAGGACTAGGTGCTGTACCTGGGCTGTTATTAGGATCAGCCGCCACCAAAATACTAAGCAGTGTAGAAGTGCCGGTGACCCTAATTAAATAA
- a CDS encoding cytochrome b, translated as MSQRYTRIAIGLHWIMAIGFISMFFLGFYMQSLPFSPNKLQVYSWHKWAGVSLFLLALLRLVWRLSHPAPALPQSMTPFSQKLAHMGHYALYALMFAVPLSGWLMSSAMGFQTVWFGVLPLPDLIDRNKELANLLAATHGYLNIGFIALVAGHFLVALKHQFIDKDNLLARMK; from the coding sequence ATGAGTCAACGCTATACACGTATCGCCATTGGTTTACACTGGATAATGGCAATTGGTTTTATTAGCATGTTTTTTTTAGGCTTCTATATGCAAAGCCTGCCATTTTCACCGAATAAACTACAAGTATATTCGTGGCATAAATGGGCTGGTGTTAGCCTATTTCTCCTGGCCTTACTACGTTTAGTTTGGCGCTTAAGTCACCCGGCTCCAGCCTTACCTCAAAGTATGACGCCTTTTTCACAAAAACTGGCACATATGGGCCATTATGCACTATATGCATTGATGTTTGCTGTCCCCTTGTCAGGCTGGTTAATGAGTTCGGCTATGGGTTTTCAAACCGTGTGGTTTGGTGTGCTGCCCTTGCCTGATCTCATCGATCGAAACAAAGAGTTAGCTAACCTGCTCGCAGCCACTCATGGATACTTAAATATAGGCTTTATTGCGCTGGTCGCTGGGCATTTTCTTGTAGCCCTAAAACACCAGTTTATTGATAAAGATAATCTATTAGCACGTATGAAATAA
- the modD gene encoding ModD protein, with protein sequence MMNSVFFDHATIDRWISEDAPLLDLTSHMLEVGQQSATIEFVIRHDGIVACTEEVQRILTHCGATTQSLIASGSTVTAGDVLLCAEGPAHAILRAWKVGQNLLEYACGVARTSSKMRAEIAKHNPHIALLTTRKHAPGLRGIALKATLSAGALPHRLGLSETILIFPQHIALLGGWDQLKQMLTKKKPGFAEKKIVIEAESVEQAYQAIEAGADVIQFDKVDPNQLQQWVSVLRADWPSGVFLAAGGINVNNVGQYAQTGVDGLVTSSLHYAAPADIGVRIQPK encoded by the coding sequence ATGATGAACTCTGTTTTTTTTGATCATGCTACGATTGATCGTTGGATTAGTGAAGATGCCCCTTTGCTGGATTTAACCAGTCATATGCTAGAGGTAGGCCAACAATCTGCCACTATTGAATTTGTGATTCGCCATGATGGTATTGTTGCCTGTACCGAAGAGGTACAACGCATTCTTACCCATTGTGGAGCTACTACCCAATCACTTATTGCCTCTGGCTCAACCGTCACGGCAGGCGATGTTTTGCTTTGCGCAGAAGGCCCCGCACATGCGATATTACGGGCATGGAAAGTAGGACAAAACCTGTTGGAATATGCCTGCGGCGTAGCCCGTACTAGCAGCAAAATGAGAGCTGAAATAGCCAAACACAATCCACACATTGCGCTATTAACGACCCGTAAGCATGCTCCGGGATTACGTGGTATTGCCTTAAAAGCGACATTAAGTGCAGGCGCCCTACCTCATCGTTTAGGTTTAAGTGAAACCATCTTAATTTTCCCGCAGCATATTGCTTTGCTCGGTGGCTGGGATCAATTAAAACAGATGTTAACCAAGAAAAAACCAGGCTTTGCCGAAAAGAAGATTGTCATTGAGGCCGAAAGCGTAGAACAAGCTTACCAAGCCATAGAAGCTGGTGCTGATGTAATCCAATTTGATAAAGTCGATCCAAATCAGCTACAACAATGGGTTTCTGTATTACGTGCAGACTGGCCTAGCGGTGTGTTTTTAGCAGCAGGCGGTATTAATGTAAATAATGTAGGGCAATATGCCCAAACTGGCGTAGATGGCTTGGTTACTAGCTCTTTGCACTACGCTGCTCCAGCTGATATTGGCGTGCGTATTCAACCAAAATAA
- the fumC gene encoding class II fumarate hydratase, which produces MQNIRIESDSMGTIEVPANHYWGAQTQRSIQNFPIGVDRFKLTPVLIESLGILKQAAAKANRDLAQIPKDVAELIILAADEVILGKLNDEFPLVVFQTGSGTQSNMNSNEVISNRAIEMAGGEMGSKVPVHPNDHVNRGQSSNDTFPTAMHIAVALAAHRQLFPKVRALRDVLAKLAEQYADIVKTGRTHLQDATPITLGQEIGSWVAQIDFSLSNVELQLQGIYDLAIGGTAVGTGLNAHPQFGDKTAAYIAEQTGMPFKSAENKFFALSAHDALVNFSAALRTLAGALFKMANDVRWLASGPRCGIGEIRIPENEPGSSIMPGKVNPTQAEAMTMVCVQVFGNDAAVAFAGSQGNFQLNVYKPVMVHNVLESIQLLGDACAAFNEHCAVGITPDREKITYFLDQNLMLVTALNRHIGYDKAAAIAKLAHKNQLNLKEAAVELGYVTAEQYDEWINPLAMTQATAQ; this is translated from the coding sequence ATGCAAAACATACGTATAGAATCTGATTCAATGGGTACGATCGAAGTGCCTGCCAATCACTATTGGGGAGCTCAAACACAGCGCTCTATACAAAACTTCCCTATAGGGGTGGATCGCTTTAAGTTAACCCCAGTGTTAATTGAGTCCTTAGGGATACTAAAACAGGCAGCAGCCAAGGCAAATCGTGATTTAGCACAAATTCCGAAAGATGTGGCTGAGTTAATTATTCTGGCCGCCGATGAGGTCATTTTAGGGAAACTGAATGACGAGTTTCCTTTAGTTGTGTTTCAAACGGGGTCAGGCACACAAAGTAACATGAACAGCAATGAGGTTATTTCCAATCGAGCCATTGAAATGGCAGGGGGGGAAATGGGATCTAAAGTACCTGTGCATCCGAATGATCATGTGAATAGAGGGCAGTCATCGAATGATACTTTTCCAACAGCAATGCATATTGCAGTTGCGTTAGCGGCCCATCGACAATTATTTCCCAAAGTACGGGCCTTACGGGACGTGCTTGCCAAACTAGCCGAGCAATACGCAGATATCGTAAAAACAGGACGTACCCATTTACAAGACGCAACGCCCATTACATTAGGGCAAGAAATTGGCAGTTGGGTTGCTCAAATTGATTTTTCTTTATCAAATGTAGAGCTTCAATTGCAAGGTATTTATGATTTGGCAATTGGGGGGACGGCAGTTGGCACAGGGCTAAATGCACACCCCCAATTTGGGGATAAAACGGCGGCATATATTGCAGAGCAAACCGGCATGCCGTTTAAAAGCGCAGAAAATAAGTTTTTTGCCTTGTCTGCCCATGATGCATTAGTCAATTTTTCTGCTGCATTGCGAACATTAGCTGGCGCGTTATTTAAAATGGCCAATGACGTAAGATGGCTAGCAAGTGGGCCTCGTTGCGGTATTGGTGAAATTCGTATTCCTGAAAATGAGCCTGGATCTTCTATTATGCCAGGCAAGGTAAATCCGACTCAGGCAGAGGCCATGACAATGGTATGTGTGCAGGTTTTTGGTAACGACGCAGCCGTTGCTTTTGCAGGCAGCCAAGGTAACTTCCAATTAAACGTGTATAAACCTGTGATGGTGCATAATGTACTGGAAAGTATTCAGCTATTAGGCGATGCCTGCGCTGCATTTAATGAGCATTGTGCGGTAGGAATTACCCCTGATCGTGAAAAAATCACCTATTTTTTAGATCAGAACTTAATGTTAGTAACGGCATTAAATCGGCATATAGGCTATGACAAAGCGGCAGCAATTGCCAAGCTAGCGCATAAAAACCAGCTCAATTTAAAAGAGGCTGCTGTAGAGTTAGGCTATGTCACAGCAGAGCAGTATGATGAATGGATCAACCCTCTGGCTATGACACAGGCTACCGCTCAGTAG
- a CDS encoding DNA-binding protein produces MSQSALTESQLHLAVEQLRSQHSNTIDLYKAVASLLFFQYDSTPTTNRMYQLVRKGSMGAPAEALKLFWKELRDRSQVRMEQADIPAALKQSTGMLVAQLWEESVSQALQTTEQANQTIYVQLAAAEKKQQEAIETIDTLQSALLIAQQQLQQQDEKIEGLQLSVQKEQLHSATLQQQLHLQQEQKQEMLLQHEKALLAQKEQISLSEQRAADMEKYARLEIERTRQESAKTQQQDQQRFSSLQQKFQETQQQYQEHQKSYVELQQQYRYQQNVLEQATKQHQLIEQKNQDLHALLQQLQQQLTQSGSSSRSSLRQAPSRLAKQRAQKNR; encoded by the coding sequence ATGAGTCAATCCGCTTTAACTGAGTCCCAACTGCATCTAGCCGTAGAACAATTACGTAGTCAGCACTCCAATACCATTGATCTCTACAAGGCAGTGGCATCTTTACTGTTTTTTCAATATGACAGCACGCCCACAACAAACCGCATGTACCAGCTGGTGCGCAAAGGCAGCATGGGCGCTCCGGCTGAGGCCTTAAAGTTGTTTTGGAAAGAACTGCGTGATCGTAGTCAGGTTCGCATGGAACAAGCAGATATCCCTGCTGCTTTAAAGCAAAGCACCGGCATGTTGGTAGCCCAGCTTTGGGAAGAAAGTGTGAGTCAAGCTCTGCAAACCACAGAGCAGGCAAATCAAACTATTTATGTTCAATTAGCTGCAGCAGAAAAAAAACAGCAAGAGGCGATCGAAACCATCGATACACTACAAAGCGCCCTGCTAATTGCCCAGCAACAACTACAACAACAAGATGAAAAAATAGAGGGATTGCAATTAAGCGTGCAAAAGGAACAATTGCATTCAGCCACCTTGCAGCAGCAGCTTCATTTGCAGCAAGAACAAAAGCAAGAAATGCTTTTACAACATGAAAAAGCCTTATTAGCTCAAAAAGAACAAATTAGCTTGAGTGAGCAGCGAGCCGCTGATATGGAAAAATACGCTCGCCTAGAGATAGAAAGAACACGTCAAGAATCTGCTAAAACACAACAGCAAGATCAGCAGCGATTTAGCTCATTACAGCAAAAATTTCAAGAAACGCAACAACAATACCAAGAGCACCAAAAGTCCTATGTGGAATTGCAGCAGCAATATCGCTACCAACAAAATGTCTTGGAACAAGCGACTAAACAACATCAGCTGATTGAGCAAAAAAATCAGGATTTACACGCCCTGCTCCAACAATTACAGCAGCAGTTAACCCAATCAGGCTCTAGTAGCCGTAGCTCATTACGTCAGGCTCCTAGTCGTTTGGCAAAACAACGTGCACAAAAAAACCGCTAG
- a CDS encoding LysR family transcriptional regulator, with the protein MNQFEMMALFIQVAELGSFAAAATQKGIARSVVTRQIAALEAHLGVQLIARSTRRQALTSAGKVYLERCKAIIDLVQQSEAELIEEQLTPKGNLRVSLPLSFGLRHLSDVLMQFAQRYPDIHLELDYSDRMVDVAAEGFDVAIRIASELALSDIVRKIGQCELYFVAAPSYLALHGTPQSPEDLLQHQCLQYSHHSRWMFTESGKEVSFSTKGRIKANNGDALAKAAAAGMGVSLMPDFIARDYLADGRLTRILSDDTQAPIGIYAVLPSNSYLPERVKLVVDFLAENVPISLQEQKGA; encoded by the coding sequence ATGAACCAATTTGAAATGATGGCGCTTTTTATACAAGTCGCTGAACTAGGTAGTTTTGCAGCCGCTGCAACCCAAAAAGGCATTGCACGGTCTGTAGTAACTCGTCAAATCGCCGCCTTAGAAGCCCATCTGGGAGTCCAGCTCATTGCGCGTAGTACGCGTCGTCAAGCCTTAACATCCGCTGGCAAAGTTTATTTAGAGCGTTGTAAGGCTATTATCGATTTGGTTCAGCAAAGTGAGGCAGAACTGATCGAGGAGCAACTCACGCCTAAAGGTAATTTGCGGGTAAGCCTACCTTTAAGTTTTGGGTTACGTCACTTATCCGATGTATTGATGCAGTTTGCTCAACGTTATCCAGATATTCACCTAGAGCTTGATTACAGCGACAGAATGGTAGACGTAGCAGCAGAGGGCTTTGATGTTGCTATACGTATCGCCAGTGAACTCGCTCTCAGTGATATTGTGCGTAAAATCGGACAGTGCGAATTGTATTTTGTAGCTGCTCCTAGTTATTTAGCCTTGCATGGCACCCCACAAAGTCCAGAGGACTTATTGCAGCATCAATGCTTGCAATATAGTCATCATAGTCGTTGGATGTTTACCGAAAGTGGCAAAGAGGTCAGTTTTAGTACTAAAGGTCGCATTAAAGCAAATAATGGTGATGCGTTAGCTAAAGCGGCAGCAGCAGGGATGGGGGTGAGCTTAATGCCTGATTTTATCGCACGTGACTATTTGGCGGATGGTAGGCTAACTCGAATCTTGTCTGATGATACCCAAGCACCTATAGGAATTTATGCTGTATTGCCTAGTAATAGTTATCTTCCAGAAAGGGTAAAGTTGGTGGTTGATTTTCTCGCTGAGAATGTGCCTATCTCATTACAAGAACAAAAAGGCGCATAA
- a CDS encoding SDR family oxidoreductase has protein sequence MVTSSYLPNFRLDGQLALVTGSAQGLGNAIAWACAASGAKVILNGRNKARLLAQQQAILQAGFSAEIFVQDISDITSYTHNHNVLCKEYGTPSIHINCVGQRLRKGFKDCTPTEITEHIQTNLTATIQISRLAALQMQQAGIKGRIISLSSIAGRIARLGDSIYPIAKQGVEAMVRSLAVEFGASGILSNGIAPGTFATESNVLLAKDPIRGPMVLGRNPLQRWAQPHEIAGAAVFLASPAASYINGHVMVVDGGFSIAF, from the coding sequence ATGGTAACGTCTTCTTATTTACCTAATTTTCGATTAGATGGGCAGCTGGCCTTGGTGACTGGCTCAGCTCAAGGCCTGGGCAATGCTATTGCTTGGGCTTGTGCAGCAAGTGGGGCGAAAGTAATTTTAAATGGCCGGAACAAAGCACGATTATTAGCCCAACAGCAGGCAATACTGCAAGCAGGGTTTAGCGCAGAGATATTTGTACAAGATATTAGTGATATAACATCATATACGCATAATCATAACGTATTATGTAAAGAATATGGAACTCCTAGTATCCATATAAACTGCGTTGGACAGCGTTTACGTAAAGGGTTTAAGGACTGTACCCCAACAGAAATTACTGAGCATATACAAACCAATTTAACTGCAACTATTCAAATTTCCCGCTTAGCAGCCTTACAAATGCAACAAGCAGGAATTAAAGGGCGTATTATTAGTTTGTCCTCTATTGCTGGGCGTATTGCTCGTCTGGGTGACAGTATTTATCCTATAGCAAAGCAAGGGGTAGAGGCCATGGTACGATCTTTAGCTGTAGAGTTTGGGGCCAGTGGCATTCTCAGTAATGGTATTGCTCCGGGCACATTTGCGACGGAGTCAAATGTATTGTTAGCTAAAGATCCGATCAGAGGGCCAATGGTATTAGGACGAAACCCACTGCAACGTTGGGCTCAACCACATGAAATAGCTGGCGCCGCCGTTTTTTTAGCCTCACCAGCCGCTTCCTATATAAATGGGCATGTTATGGTGGTTGATGGCGGATTTTCTATTGCTTTTTAA
- a CDS encoding YceI family protein — MKTTFRRLAIVSALAAVMSAPAMAEPVTYQVDASHTFAHFSYNHMGLSQQVSRFDKTTGQVVLDLEAKTGEVSIEIDTRSVDTGHEGFNGHIQGPDFLDTAQFPTATFKSSKVLFEGDKPTAVEGELTIKGITKPVTLKLDSFAAKPHPMLKKPALGANAEVDIKRSDFNADKFAPGVSDEVTIRISLEAIAS, encoded by the coding sequence ATGAAAACCACATTTCGTCGTTTAGCTATTGTTAGTGCTTTGGCTGCTGTAATGAGCGCCCCTGCTATGGCTGAGCCTGTCACGTATCAAGTTGACGCATCCCATACTTTTGCTCATTTTTCTTACAATCACATGGGCCTAAGCCAACAAGTAAGCCGTTTTGACAAAACGACAGGACAGGTTGTTTTAGATCTAGAAGCAAAAACAGGTGAGGTTTCTATTGAAATTGACACTCGCTCCGTTGATACCGGCCATGAAGGCTTTAACGGTCATATCCAAGGCCCTGATTTTTTAGATACGGCTCAATTTCCTACTGCTACATTCAAATCCAGCAAAGTGCTATTTGAAGGTGATAAGCCTACAGCTGTTGAGGGTGAGCTAACCATCAAGGGAATTACCAAACCGGTAACACTTAAATTGGATTCATTTGCTGCCAAGCCCCATCCAATGCTGAAAAAACCAGCCTTGGGTGCGAATGCTGAGGTTGATATCAAACGCTCTGATTTTAATGCTGATAAATTTGCACCAGGCGTAAGCGATGAGGTCACCATTCGTATATCTCTAGAAGCAATCGCTAGCTAA